One window of the Actinomyces procaprae genome contains the following:
- a CDS encoding amino-acid N-acetyltransferase, with protein MGSMRNTDSTGSAEPGAEAGATTQAPVGGSAAGSARPAATPPLAVSASDDGGRLPDRFQDAAFRTVLRPARPADARAIAELVRPYAERRILIGKDLINYFEDIQEFTVAEGAGRLEGAEESGLIGCGALHVMWDDIAEVRTLAVRRDHLHHGVGHAILSNLLDRARTLGLRRVFCLTFEVDFFAAHGFKEIQGTPVGTDIFVEMLRSHDDGVAEFLDLARAKPNTLGNTRMLLELDD; from the coding sequence ATGGGCAGCATGCGCAACACGGACAGCACCGGCAGCGCTGAGCCGGGGGCGGAGGCCGGAGCGACGACTCAGGCCCCGGTGGGCGGGTCGGCTGCGGGGTCGGCGCGCCCCGCGGCGACGCCGCCGCTCGCCGTGTCCGCGAGCGACGACGGCGGCCGCCTGCCCGACCGCTTCCAGGACGCCGCGTTCCGCACCGTGCTGCGGCCGGCGCGCCCCGCCGACGCGCGCGCCATCGCCGAGCTCGTGCGCCCGTACGCGGAGCGACGCATCCTGATCGGGAAGGACCTGATCAACTACTTCGAGGACATTCAGGAGTTCACCGTGGCGGAGGGCGCGGGGCGGCTCGAGGGGGCGGAGGAATCCGGCCTGATCGGCTGCGGCGCGCTGCACGTCATGTGGGACGACATCGCCGAGGTGCGCACCCTGGCGGTGCGTCGCGACCACCTGCACCACGGCGTCGGCCACGCGATCCTGAGCAACCTGCTCGACCGTGCCCGCACCCTGGGGCTGCGGCGCGTGTTCTGCCTGACCTTCGAGGTGGACTTCTTCGCCGCGCACGGCTTCAAGGAGATTCAGGGCACTCCCGTGGGGACCGACATCTTCGTGGAGATGCTGCGCAGCCATGACGACGGAGTCGCGGAGTTCCTCGACCTGGCTCGCGCCAAGCCCAACACGCTGGGCAACACCCGCATGCTGCTGGAACTGGACGATTGA
- a CDS encoding sugar-binding transcriptional regulator, with amino-acid sequence MTEGTGNTIPLGRCYEAASMYYVQGETMDVIARHLGVSRSTVSRLLARARADGIVRITLTAPGGAGTLEAALRDNFNIAARIVPVREGTTEIHRLEQVAAVAAEELVALAPENGVLGTAWGTTMSEVCAALPRRRVPGLTVVQLNGATAPEGDGPNVGEVLADFAERLGARAVAFPVPAFFDHAATREAMWSERSVRRVLALADRASLAVFGVGSLDPAAALPSQVYSGGHLTEKDRELLRRDGVVGDVCTVMLRQDGTWRDVSLNGRATGPTPAQLSRIPRRLCVVAGVGKARALLAALRARVATNLVVDDATARAVLALAARKEKREYGQHAQHGQHRQR; translated from the coding sequence ATGACGGAGGGGACCGGCAACACGATTCCGCTCGGCCGGTGCTACGAGGCGGCCTCGATGTACTACGTGCAGGGGGAGACCATGGACGTGATCGCCCGCCACCTGGGTGTTTCACGCTCGACGGTCTCCCGGCTGCTCGCTCGCGCACGGGCCGACGGCATTGTGCGCATCACCCTGACTGCTCCCGGGGGCGCGGGCACCCTGGAGGCGGCGCTGCGGGACAACTTCAACATAGCGGCGCGCATCGTGCCGGTGCGTGAGGGAACCACTGAGATTCACCGGCTCGAGCAGGTCGCCGCCGTGGCGGCCGAGGAACTGGTGGCGCTCGCCCCGGAGAACGGGGTGCTGGGCACTGCCTGGGGCACCACCATGTCGGAGGTCTGTGCGGCCCTGCCCCGCAGGCGCGTGCCGGGGCTGACGGTGGTGCAGCTCAATGGCGCGACCGCGCCTGAGGGCGACGGGCCGAATGTGGGGGAGGTGCTGGCCGACTTCGCTGAGCGGCTCGGGGCGCGGGCGGTGGCATTCCCCGTCCCGGCCTTCTTCGACCATGCCGCCACCCGCGAGGCCATGTGGTCCGAGCGCTCGGTTCGGCGCGTGCTGGCGCTGGCGGACCGGGCGAGTCTGGCGGTCTTCGGCGTCGGGTCGCTTGACCCGGCGGCGGCGCTGCCCAGCCAGGTCTACAGCGGCGGCCACCTGACTGAGAAGGACCGGGAGCTGCTGCGGCGCGACGGCGTCGTCGGCGACGTGTGCACCGTCATGCTGCGCCAGGACGGTACCTGGCGTGATGTCTCCCTCAATGGGCGGGCCACCGGCCCGACTCCCGCACAGTTGTCCCGGATTCCTCGCAGACTGTGCGTTGTGGCGGGTGTCGGCAAGGCGCGTGCCCTGCTGGCGGCGCTGCGGGCGCGCGTGGCCACCAACCTGGTGGTGGATGACGCGACCGCCCGCGCGGTGCTGGCGCTGGCAGCACGGAAGGAGAAGCGCGAATATGGGCAGCATGCGCAACACGGACAGCACCGGCAGCGCTGA
- a CDS encoding glycerol-3-phosphate dehydrogenase/oxidase: MRNTALTAAQRQDALEAMSSGEGLDVLVVGGGVTGAGIALDAAARGLRTGIVEMGDWASGTSSWSSKLVHGGLRYLYQLDFALVHEALTERGRLLTTTAPHLVKAQPFLWPLKHHYERSYSAVGVGMYDALAIAGARGHQTVPVQKHLGRRGTRALAPALNPDKLVGAIRFYDARVDDSRLVIDLVRTAVGLGAHAAGRTKVTGFLKDDHGAVIGAAVTDLETGQSRSIRAARTINATGVWTEATQDLATDAGGLKVLASKGIHIVVPKEAIDAETGIFLRTEKSVLFIIPWQRYWVIGTTDTPWTEDVAKPVATAADVDYVLDHANEVLSRPLTRADIIGVYAGLRPLLQPQLRPGAQAASTKVSREHTVTRVAPGLTAIAGGKLTTYRVMAADAVDHALGEALAHAHPCATAELPLVGAAGYHELAARAGDIARERGWTLARVTHLLDRYGDELPALLDAVDTHDAVASDEPAWGEPLPGAPAYLRAEVAWAVTHEGAAHLDDVLLRRVRLDLERRDRGLGVADEVLAVMAPLLDWSEDQVAAERAAYAERVEQLAAAEAESTDAAAVAHVSRAV; encoded by the coding sequence ATGCGCAACACCGCCCTCACCGCAGCCCAGCGTCAAGACGCCCTGGAGGCCATGTCCAGCGGAGAGGGCCTGGACGTGCTCGTCGTCGGCGGGGGCGTGACGGGCGCCGGCATCGCCCTGGACGCCGCCGCCCGCGGGCTGCGCACCGGCATCGTAGAGATGGGTGACTGGGCCTCGGGGACATCGTCCTGGTCCTCCAAGCTCGTCCACGGCGGCCTGCGCTACCTCTACCAGCTGGACTTCGCGCTGGTGCACGAGGCCCTGACCGAGCGCGGCCGCCTGCTGACCACCACGGCGCCGCACCTGGTCAAGGCCCAGCCGTTCCTGTGGCCGCTCAAGCACCACTACGAGCGCTCCTACTCCGCCGTCGGAGTGGGCATGTACGACGCCCTGGCCATCGCGGGAGCCCGCGGGCACCAGACGGTCCCGGTGCAGAAGCACCTGGGCCGCAGAGGCACCCGCGCCCTGGCCCCCGCCCTGAACCCGGACAAGCTGGTCGGGGCGATCCGCTTCTACGACGCCCGCGTCGACGACTCCCGGCTGGTCATCGACCTGGTGCGCACCGCCGTCGGCCTGGGGGCACACGCCGCCGGCCGCACCAAGGTGACCGGCTTCCTCAAGGACGACCACGGCGCCGTCATCGGCGCGGCCGTCACCGATCTGGAGACCGGCCAGTCCCGCAGCATCCGCGCCGCCCGCACCATCAACGCCACCGGAGTGTGGACCGAGGCCACCCAGGACCTGGCCACCGACGCCGGCGGGCTGAAGGTGCTCGCCTCCAAGGGCATCCACATCGTGGTCCCCAAGGAGGCCATCGACGCCGAGACCGGCATCTTCCTGCGCACCGAGAAGTCCGTGCTGTTCATCATCCCCTGGCAGCGGTACTGGGTCATCGGCACCACCGACACCCCCTGGACCGAGGACGTCGCCAAGCCTGTGGCTACCGCCGCCGACGTCGACTACGTGCTCGACCACGCCAACGAGGTGCTCTCCCGCCCGCTTACGCGCGCGGACATCATCGGCGTCTACGCCGGCCTGCGCCCGCTGCTGCAGCCGCAGCTGCGGCCCGGCGCCCAGGCCGCCAGCACGAAGGTCTCCCGCGAGCACACGGTCACCCGGGTGGCCCCCGGGCTGACGGCGATCGCCGGCGGCAAGCTGACCACCTACCGGGTCATGGCGGCCGACGCCGTCGACCACGCCCTCGGCGAGGCCCTGGCCCACGCCCACCCCTGCGCCACCGCCGAGCTGCCGCTGGTCGGCGCCGCCGGCTACCACGAGCTGGCCGCGCGGGCCGGGGACATCGCCCGCGAGCGCGGCTGGACCCTGGCCCGGGTCACGCACCTGCTGGACCGCTACGGTGACGAGCTGCCCGCACTCCTGGACGCCGTCGACACCCACGACGCCGTGGCCTCCGACGAACCTGCCTGGGGCGAGCCGCTCCCGGGTGCGCCCGCCTACCTGCGGGCGGAGGTCGCCTGGGCCGTCACCCATGAGGGCGCCGCCCACCTCGACGACGTGCTGCTGCGCCGGGTGCGCCTGGACCTGGAGCGCCGCGACCGGGGCCTGGGAGTCGCCGACGAGGTGCTCGCGGTGATGGCGCCGCTGCTGGACTGGAGTGAGGACCAGGTGGCGGCGGAGAGGGCGGCCTACGCCGAGCGGGTGGAGCAGCTGGCCGCTGCGGAGGCCGAGTCCACCGATGCGGCCGCCGTCGCCCACGTCAGCCGGGCGGTCTGA